ccagggatcccccccccaTGAGGGTCCCCCCTTTTCCCACAGGCTACAGCGGCTGGGTGAGCCTCAGCGAGGTGGACCCCGACGAGGAGGTGCAGGGGGAGATCCACCTGCGGGTAGAGGTCCTGGGGAGCCAGGGCGGCCGGCGGCTGCGCTGCACGGTGCTGGAGGCCAGGTgaggaggggacacgggggtggcagggggctgcGTGTGCAGCTGGGACGCGTGCAGTGAGTCCCGGCTGCtccgtgactcagtttccccactgtATCGGGGTCTTCTCAGTTATCCTCCCTTGGGTGCGGAGCATCCTCCCCAGCAGCTGACGGGTGTCCTGGGGCAGGGTCCACCTCATCTGCTGGTCTTTAGGGCACGCATCTCGAGATGCTGGGGAACCGAGGAGGGGAGTGGTAGGCGTGGGCGCCCGTAGGTATTTTGGGAGGGTACTGGCGAATTCCCCCTCTTCTCGGCAGGGATTTGGCCAGGAAGGACCGGAATGGTGCCTCCGACCCCTTCGTCCGCGTGCGCTACAACGGGAAGGCGCAGGAGAGCACTGTGAGTGTGGCTTCGTTTTGTCGTGATCCCCCAACCTACCGGCGGTGCAGGTGAAATCCCACTGGGAAGCCCGGACCTCGGCCAGGAGCCGTCCCTGTCCCCGGCACCCCCAGCTTGGTGTCCCCGGGGGGGTGTCAGATCCCCCCCGGCGAGGGGGGTGAAGCCGTCGCCTTTGCAGGTGGTCAAGAAATCCTGCTACCCCCGCTGGAACGAGACCTTCGAGTTTGAGCTGGCCGAGCCCGCCGGGGAGAAGCTGTGCGTGGAGGTGTGGGACTGGGACCTGGTCGGCAGGAATGACTTCCTGGGCAAGGTGAGCCCCCAAAACCCGTCACCGCTGCCGggggccctgcccggctgcctgcccgaccccctcctgccttcccctcccaggTGGTGTTCAGCGGCCGGGGGCTGGAGGCggccgggcaggaggagggctggttCAGGCTGCGGCCGGACAAGTCCAAGCCGAGGGAGGATGAGTGAGTCTCAGCACGGGGGTGTTGGGCTGTGCCAGCGGCGGTCCCGGTGCCTGCCGGGGCGTTGGGGAGGGGGTTATTCCCGGGAAGCATCACCCCTTTGGAGGAACAGCTCCTGGAAATGCCCTTGTCCGGGAGGGGGGACAAGTGCAGGGCAgccccacctgcctgcccaggcttTCCCGGGCTGTCGGGCCACCTCCTGCTTGGCGAAGTACTTCTCCATCCACCCCTCCATCCACCAACCCACCCGCCCTGTGCTCCTGCAGGTGCCGAGGCAgcctgggctccctgcagctgcaggtgaGGCTGCGGGATGAGACGGTGCTGCCCACCCACTGCTACCAGCCCCTGGTCCAGCTCCTGTGCCAGGAGGTGAAGCTGGGGTGCCAGGTGAGGGGTCCGTGCAAAGCCCTGCCGGGGCGCTCGCCTTCCTCCGGCTCTCTGCCCGGGCACGTGTCTCCCTCGGGCCGTCACGTCGTGATGCCTCTCCCCAGCAGGATGGCCACGTGCACCTGGTCACCCTCCTGGATGAAACCACCACGGCCGAGTGCCGGCAGGAGGTTGCCATCAACTTGGTCAAACTCTTCCTGGGCCAAGGGCTGGTCAAGGAGTTCCTGGACCTGCTCTTCAAGCTGGAGCTGGCCAAGCCCTGTaaggctggagcagagccagagGCTTCCAACCATCTCCTGGGGCTGCAAAACCTCCGGGACCTTGCGTggtgattttttggggggtgacgGTTGAGGTTCAGCCATCATGCTGTGCTCTGGGTGGGGACCTGTTGGGTTCATCCTGAGCAACTCACAGGCTGAGGCTGGCTGAGGCCGGTGGAGGAGCAGGTGGTTTGAGGTTAGGAAATCCCCGTAACTCCCATGGAaatggctgggggtggggggcacagccccGGTAAATGCCCCCTGTGATGGCAGCTGCCCAGTGGGTGACCTGTGGCCGTCCCCCAGGCCACAGACCCTCTCCTGTTTTGCAGGCGAGCCCAACACTTTGTTCCGGAGCAACTCCCTGGCCTCAAAGTCGATGGAGTCTTTCCTCAAGGTGCCATGCCGCCCGAAACCTGCTCTTCCCAGGTCACCCTGGCTCTGGGCTGTCCCCGCTGGGGCCGGTTCCCGGGGGGAGTACTGGgagggctggtggggctgggaggtTGGAGGAAATCCCCTGGGTGGGAGAGCCTTATCGGGGAGTCTGGGGGTGTCAGGTGTGACAAACCTgtggccgtgcccccccccccaccgtcCCCTGCGCGGTCCCTCGGCAGGTGACGGGGATGCCGTACCTGCACGCTGTCCTGGGGCCCACCATCACCCGCGTGTTCGAGGAGAAGAAGTACGTGGAGATGGACCCCGGCAAGGTGGAGATCAAAGACGTCGGGTAAGGGGCGCGTGGGGCAACGGGGTGAGGGGGGTCCCGGCCACGGGGCTAATGGTGCCGGTGCCTGCAGGTGCTCGGGGCTGCACCGGGTGCAGACGGAGGGCGAGGTGATCGAgcagggctgccagcacctccAGTCCTACATGGGCGAGCTGCTGGACGCCATCGTCAAGTCAGCCCCGGTGTGTCCCCCCATCATCCGCGCTGCTTTCCGGCAGCTCTTCCAGCGCGTCGGGGAGCGCTTCCCCCAGCACCAGGTCGGGCTGCGGCGGGGGATGGACCGGGGTCAaatggggacacccccagggcaCATGGTGGGGTCTCCTCTTGGGcatgggggcagccccccaggggcggggtgcagggggacagcGGGGCCATGCTGCACCCAAACAGGTGCTGGAAGCCAGCCCCATGTCCCTGGAGCATCCATGTACGCGGTGCCCAGGGATGTCCCACGCTGGGACAGACCCTCACACGTCTCCCCCCGCCTCGGTCGGCCGCAGCACGCCAAGTTCGTGGCCATCACCAGCTTCCTCTGCCTCCGCTTCTTCTCGCCGGCCATCATGACCCCCAAGCTCTTCCACCTGCGGGAGACACATGCCGACGCGCGCACCAGCCGCACGCTGCTGCTCCTGGCCAAggtgggacggggggggggaaACTGGGATGGGTGCCGTGGTGTCACCCAGGTGGGGTTCTTGGGGtgcccagctgcttcccagtGGGGAGGGCTGGGTCCGCCGCTGGTGACGCCGCCGTCCCCGGGGGTCTCCAGGCCATCCAGATGGTGGGCAACATggagccggcggccgggcgggccaAGGAGGCCTGgctggccccgctgctgcccgccctGCAGCAGGGCATCGCCCAGATGAAGGACTTCATCGCCCGGCTGGTGGGgacggaggaagaggaggaggaaggtgaggggcGGCTGCTGGACCCCCCCACCACGGTGGTGAAGGAAGGGCTGCTCTTCGTCCACAAGACGCAGGGCAAGGGGCCGCtgctcgccgccgccgccaagaAGCTCCACTTCTGCCTCACCAGGGAGGCCCTCAGCTTCGGCAAGGGCCCCGGCGCCGAGGtagaggggtgctggggggggggtgggcggtGAGGGTGGTGGCAGGGTGGGTGGCACTGACCCTGTGCCGTGTGCCCCCCCATCAGCACAGCGGTGCCATCGCCCTGGCCGACATCCTCGCTGCGGAGAAGGTGGAGGAGAAGAGCTTCGGGAGCGCCCACGTCATGCAGGTGGTCTACgtgggcgcgggcgggcggcaggaGACGGCCTACCTCCAGTGCAAGGTgggacggggacgcggggacacggggacacacggacacccccccccccccccccccaggggcgTCACAgccccctcgccgccccccgcAGTGCGTCAACGAGCTGAACCAGTGGCTGTCGGCCCTGCGCAAGGTGTGCGGCAACAACCCCGGCGTGCTCCGCGCCTACCACCCCGGCGTCTACCGGGGGGACAAGTGGAGCTGCTGCCACCAGAGGGAGAGGACAGGTACCGGGGAGGgcaccggggggggcggggggggggttggggggggtgtcccccaccTCACGAGCCCGCTGtcccgcagggctggggtgcgACCGGACGCGGCACGGCGTCACCCTGCAGGCCTGGAGTGACCCCCTGGACCCCGCGGCGGAGGCGCAGCGCCTCTTccgccacctccagggcctccgAGGGCCCCTCAGGtgagcccccgccccggggggacccccgcacccccgcctcccgccccgggggacccccgcCTCCCGTCCCGGGCCCCTCCCTCTCTTCCCGCTCTCCCCAGGGAGAAGTACCGGGAGCTGCTGGAGCCGGAGGACGCCCAAAATGGCCCCCGGGGTGAAGGtaggtttggggggggtggggggattttGGGGACCCCAGTGGGGATGCTCTGGTTGAGacgtgtcggggggggggggagggctgtgGTGGTTGTGGGGTGCCCCGCTTTTGGGGGGTGCAGGGT
This DNA window, taken from Mycteria americana isolate JAX WOST 10 ecotype Jacksonville Zoo and Gardens chromosome 15, USCA_MyAme_1.0, whole genome shotgun sequence, encodes the following:
- the LOC142417239 gene encoding ras GTPase-activating protein 4-like isoform X2 → MARRSTLSIRIVEGRNLPAKDISGSSDPYCIVKIDDEAIIRTATVWKTLSPFWGEEYEVHLQPTFHSISIYVMDEDALSRDDVIGKVCITRDMLAEHPKGYSGWVSLSEVDPDEEVQGEIHLRVEVLGSQGGRRLRCTVLEARDLARKDRNGASDPFVRVRYNGKAQESTVVKKSCYPRWNETFEFELAEPAGEKLCVEVWDWDLVGRNDFLGKVVFSGRGLEAAGQEEGWFRLRPDKSKPREDECRGSLGSLQLQVRLRDETVLPTHCYQPLVQLLCQEVKLGCQQDGHVHLVTLLDETTTAECRQEVAINLVKLFLGQGLVKEFLDLLFKLELAKPCEPNTLFRSNSLASKSMESFLKVTGMPYLHAVLGPTITRVFEEKKYVEMDPGKVEIKDVGCSGLHRVQTEGEVIEQGCQHLQSYMGELLDAIVKSAPVCPPIIRAAFRQLFQRVGERFPQHQHAKFVAITSFLCLRFFSPAIMTPKLFHLRETHADARTSRTLLLLAKAIQMVGNMEPAAGRAKEAWLAPLLPALQQGIAQMKDFIARLVGTEEEEEEGEGRLLDPPTTVVKEGLLFVHKTQGKGPLLAAAAKKLHFCLTREALSFGKGPGAEHSGAIALADILAAEKVEEKSFGSAHVMQVVYVGAGGRQETAYLQCKCVNELNQWLSALRKVCGNNPGVLRAYHPGVYRGDKWSCCHQRERTGLGCDRTRHGVTLQAWSDPLDPAAEAQRLFRHLQGLRGPLREKYRELLEPEDAQNGPRGEGAPLPEGLSRLFGVLEELEGCHRLAQPPAPPAPALLQLQT
- the LOC142417239 gene encoding ras GTPase-activating protein 4-like isoform X1 → MARRSTLSIRIVEGRNLPAKDISGSSDPYCIVKIDDEAIIRTATVWKTLSPFWGEEYEVHLQPTFHSISIYVMDEDALSRDDVIGKVCITRDMLAEHPKGYSGWVSLSEVDPDEEVQGEIHLRVEVLGSQGGRRLRCTVLEARDLARKDRNGASDPFVRVRYNGKAQESTVVKKSCYPRWNETFEFELAEPAGEKLCVEVWDWDLVGRNDFLGKVVFSGRGLEAAGQEEGWFRLRPDKSKPREDECRGSLGSLQLQVRLRDETVLPTHCYQPLVQLLCQEVKLGCQDGHVHLVTLLDETTTAECRQEVAINLVKLFLGQGLVKEFLDLLFKLELAKPCEPNTLFRSNSLASKSMESFLKVTGMPYLHAVLGPTITRVFEEKKYVEMDPGKVEIKDVGCSGLHRVQTEGEVIEQGCQHLQSYMGELLDAIVKSAPVCPPIIRAAFRQLFQRVGERFPQHQHAKFVAITSFLCLRFFSPAIMTPKLFHLRETHADARTSRTLLLLAKAIQMVGNMEPAAGRAKEAWLAPLLPALQQGIAQMKDFIARLVGTEEEEEEGEGRLLDPPTTVVKEGLLFVHKTQGKGPLLAAAAKKLHFCLTREALSFGKGPGAEHSGAIALADILAAEKVEEKSFGSAHVMQVVYVGAGGRQETAYLQCKCVNELNQWLSALRKVCGNNPGVLRAYHPGVYRGDKWSCCHQRERTGLGCDRTRHGVTLQAWSDPLDPAAEAQRLFRHLQGLRGPLREKYRELLEPEDAQNGPRGEGAPLPEGLSRLFGVLEELEGCHRLAQPPAPPAPALLQLQT